Genomic window (Bacillus pumilus):
TTGCTGTGATCGGGGTTCTCTCTCTTCTCTTTAGTAAATTTGTCTTTACCCTAGTACCTGTCTTTTTAGCTGAACTTGTGCGGCCTGTATTTTCAGGGAATTTCGCACAAATCGCAGTTGAAACATTCTTTAAACTGGTCCTGTTATTAGGCTATATTTACTTTATTTCCATGACTCCTTTAATTAAAAGGGTATTTCAATATCATGGGGCAGAACATAAAGTCATAAACTGCTATGAACAGCATCTTGACATCACAGTGGAAAATGTCCAAAAACAATCCAGGCTGCATTATCGATGCGGCAGCAGCTTTATTTTATTCACTGTTATTGTCGGAATGTTCGTCTATTTACTCGTACCGACAGATCCTTTATGGGTGAGAGTTCTGAATCGCTTGGCGCTCATTCCGGTAGTTCTGGGCATTTCATTTGAAGTGCTTCAGCTTACGAACAAACTCCGAGAAGTGCCCGTGCTGAAAGTGCTTGGCTATCCTGGCCTTTGGCTGCAATTGCTCACAACAAAAGAACCCTCTGACGATCAAGTCGAGGTAGCCATTGCAAGTTTTAACGAGCTTCTTCGTTTAGAAGAAGCATCTGAGAAGCAAGCATCAGATTCTACTCATCAAGTGATCTAACTTATAAATCCGGTAAATTCCTTCGGAGGTGGACAGTTATGAATCGCCGAGTACATCCTGCTTTTACCATTATTTT
Coding sequences:
- a CDS encoding DUF1385 domain-containing protein — encoded protein: MSNQTKPPAYGGQAVVEGVMFGGKKNYVTAIRRKDQSIEYLKLPRTSNKRTAFLKKIPFVRGVAALVEASANGSKHLNFSSERYDLDPSEDHTLEKEQKSSKLSMIFGIAVIGVLSLLFSKFVFTLVPVFLAELVRPVFSGNFAQIAVETFFKLVLLLGYIYFISMTPLIKRVFQYHGAEHKVINCYEQHLDITVENVQKQSRLHYRCGSSFILFTVIVGMFVYLLVPTDPLWVRVLNRLALIPVVLGISFEVLQLTNKLREVPVLKVLGYPGLWLQLLTTKEPSDDQVEVAIASFNELLRLEEASEKQASDSTHQVI